In the Helianthus annuus cultivar XRQ/B chromosome 11, HanXRQr2.0-SUNRISE, whole genome shotgun sequence genome, one interval contains:
- the LOC110890756 gene encoding protein STABILIZED1, protein MQAPVAPKNRLEFLNTRPPPNYVAGLGRGATGFTTRSDIGPARAAPDLPDRSAGAGAPAGTSGVGRGRGKDEEEEEEAEDKGYDENQKFDEFEGNDVGLFASAEYDEEDKEADAVWDEIDKRMDSRRKDRREARLKEEIEKYRASNPKITEQFADLKRKLVTLSAAEWDSIPEIGDYSLRNKKKRFESFVPVPDTLLEKARQEKEHVTALDPKSRAVGGTETPWAQTPDLTAVGEGRGTVLSLKLDRLSDSVSGLTVVDPKGYLTDLKSMKITSDAEISDIKKARLLLKSVIQTNPKHPPGWIAAARLEEVAGKIPTARELIKRGCEECPKNEDVWIEACRLANPDEAKAVIARGVKAIPNSVKLWMHAAKLEHDDANKSRVLRKGLENIPDSVRLWKAVVELANEDDAKLLLQRAVECCPLHVELWLALARLEKYDAAKKVLNKAREKLPKEPAIWITAAKLEEAFGNTSMVGKIIERGIRALQREGVEIDREAWMKEAEAAERAGSVATCNAIISNTIGIGVEDEDRKATWVADAEECKKRGSIETARAIYSCAIAAFKSKKSVWLKAAQLEKAHGTRESLDALLRKAVTYTPQAEVLWLMGAKEKWLAGDVPAARHILQEAYAAIPKSEEIWLAAFKLEFENNEPERARMLLAKARERGGTERVWMKSAIVERELGNSSEERRLLDEGLKLFPSFFKLWLMLGQLEERLGNLPQAKEAYELGLKQCPNSTPLWLSLANLEERMSGLSKVRAVLTMARKRNPHFPELWLAAIRAESRHGSKKEADILMAKALQECPNSGILWAAAIEMAPRPQRKTKSSDAYKKCEHDPHVIAAIGKLFWHDRKVDKARTWLNRAVTLAPDVGDFWALLYKFELQHGTEDQQKEVMRKCIAAEPKHGERWQPISKAVENSHQPVEAILKKLVVALGKEEKAAEDNKHQ, encoded by the coding sequence ATGCAAGCACCAGTAGCACCTAAAAACCGCTTAGAATTCCTCAACACACGCCCTCCACCCAATTACGTAGCCGGATTAGGCCGTGGAGCCACCGGTTTCACCACCCGGTCCGATATCGGTCCGGCGCGTGCAGCACCGGACCTCCCAGACCGTTCTGCGGGTGCCGGGGCACCCGCGGGAACCTCCGGTGTTGGCCGGGGCCGAGGcaaggatgaggaagaggaagaagaggctgAGGATAAAGGATATGATGAGAATCAAAAGTTTGATGAATTTGAAGGGAATGATGTCGGATTGTTCGCTTCGGCTGAGTACGATGAGGAGGATAAAGAGGCTGATGCTGTGTGGGATGAGATTGATAAGCGGATGGATTCGCGACGGAAGGATAGGCGCGAGGCGAGGTTGAAGGAGGAGATTGAGAAGTATCGGGCGTCGAATCCGAAGATTACGGAACAGTTTGCTGATTTGAAGCGGAAGTTGGTTACATTGTCGGCTGCGGAGTGGGATAGTATACCGGAGATTGGGGATTATTCGTTGCGAAACAAGAAGAAGCGGTTCGAGAGTTTTGTGCCTGTGCCAGATACGTTACTGGAGAAGGCGAGGCAGGAGAAGGAACATGTTACCGCGTTGGATCCGAAGAGTCGGGCGGTTGGTGGGACGGAGACGCCGTGGGCGCAAACGCCGGATTTGACTGCGGTTGGGGAAGGTAGAGGGACGGTTTTGTCGTTGAAGTTGGATAGGCTGTCCGATTCGGTTTCGGGTCTGACTGTTGTTGACCCGAAAGGGTACTTGACTGATTTGAAGAGTATGAAAATTACTAGTGATGCGGAGATTTCGGATATTAAAAAGGCGAGACTGTTGTTGAAGTCGGTGATTCAAACGAATCCGAAGCATCCGCCAGGGTGGATTGCGGCTGCGAGGTTGGAGGAAGTTGCGGGGAAGATTCCGACAGCGAGGGAGTTGATAAAAAGAGGGTGTGAGGAATGTCCGAAGAACGAGGATGTGTGGATTGAGGCGTGTCGGTTAGCGAATCCAGATGAGGCAAAGGCTGTGATTGCTAGGGGTGTTAAAGCGATTCCTAATTCGGTTAAACTTTGGATGCACGCTGCGAAACTGGAACACGATGATGCTAATAAAAGTCGGGTGTTGAGGAAGGGTCTTGAAAATATTCCGGATTCCGTAAGGCTGTGGAAAGCGGTTGTGGAACTTGCTAACGAAGATGACGCGAAGCTTTTGCTTCAGCGAGCAGTGGAGTGTTGCCCGTTGCATGTGGAATTGTGGCTTGCGTTAGCTAGGCTGGAGAAGTACGATGCAGCGAAAAAGGTACTGAATAAGGCGAGAGAGAAGCTTCCGAAAGAACCCGCGATTTGGATCACTGCAGCAAAGTTGGAAGAGGCTTTTGGAAACACGTCGATGGTTGGGAAGATTATAGAAAGGGGTATTCGGGCTTTACAGAGAGAAGGGGTCGAGATTGATCGGGAGGCGTGGATGAAGGAGGCCGAAGCTGCTGAACGGGCTGGTTCAGTGGCAACGTGTAATGCGATTATTAGTAATACTATCGGGATTGGGGTTGAAGATGAGGATCGTAAGGCGACTTGGGTTGCTGACGCGGAAGAATGTAAGAAACGGGGCTCGATCGAAACCGCTAGAGCGATTTACAGCTGTGCGATTGCTGCGTTTAAATCGAAGAAGAGCGTATGGCTTAAAGCAGCTCAACTCGAGAAGGCTCACGGCACTCGTGAGTCGCTTGATGCTTTACTTCGTAAAGCGGTTACTTACACGCCTCAAGCTGAGGTCTTATGGTTAATGGGTGCGAAAGAGAAGTGGCTCGCTGGCGATGTGCCGGCAGCACGACACATTCTTCAGGAAGCTTATGCTGCGATTCCGAAGTCTGAAGAAATTTGGCTTGCTGCGTTTAAGCTTGAGTTTGAGAACAACGAGCCGGAACGAGCCCGAATGCTTCTTGCTAAAGCACGGGAACGGGGAGGAACCGAGAGAGTATGGATGAAGTCTGCTATTGTCGAGAGAGAACTCGGGAACAGTTCGGAAGAACGGAGGCTTCTTGACGAAGGGTTGAAATTATTTCCGTCGTTTTTCAAGCTATGGTTAATGCTCGGTCAGCTCGAGGAACGGCTCGGTAATTTACCGCAAGCGAAAGAAGCGTACGAGTTGGGTTTAAAGCAGTGTCCGAATTCAACTCCTCTTTGGCTCTCTCTTGCTAATCTCGAGGAGAGAATGAGCGGGCTGAGTAAAGTTCGGGCCGTGCTCACAATGGCTAGAAAACGGAACCCGCATTTCCCTGAATTATGGCTGGCTGCGATCAGAGCCGAGTCACGACACGGTTCGAAAAAAGAAGCCGATATCTTAATGGCGAAGGCGTTACAGGAATGCCCGAATAGTGGTATATTATGGGCTGCTGCAATCGAAATGGCTCCACGACCGCAAAGGAAAACCAAGAGTTCGGATGCTTACAAGAAATGTGAACACGATCCACATGTAATAGCTGCGATTGGGAAGCTATTTTGGCATGACAGGAAGGTGGATAAAGCGCGCACTTGGCTTAACCGAGCGGTTACTCTTGCACCCGATGTTGGCGACTTTTGGGCTTTGCTTTATAAGTTTGAACTGCAGCATGGAACCGAGGACCAGCAGAAGGAAGTCATGAGGAAGTGTATTGCCGCGGAACCAAAACATGGTGAAAGGTGGCAGCCGATATCGAAGGCGGTTGAGAATTCCCATCAGCCGGTTGAAGCGATTTTGAAGAAGCTAGTTGTTGCCCTTGGAAAGGAAGAGAAAGCTGCTGAGGATAACAAACACCAGTAA